The Thermococcus sp. 4557 genomic sequence AATACTCGCCGTGGCGGACATCTACGTCCCGCCCACCCTGGTGAGCGAGATAGCCCGGGAGCTCGTGAGGTACCTCAAGGACATGAGGGCCGACAAGATCGTATCCCTCGGCGGCATAGGCATAGGCCTCTTCAAGGAGAAGATGGACGTCTGGGGGGTTGGGGCCAAGGAAGAGCTGAACAGGGAGCTCGAGAACCTGGGGGTGAAAATCCTCCAGTACGGCTCGATAATGGGAATGAGCGGGAAGCTCCTCTGGGAGGCGAGCAAGGAAAAACTCGACGCCTATGTGCTGCTGGGAGAGACCTTCGGGGACAGGCCCGACCCGAGGGCCGCTGCGAACGTCATAGAGGTTCTGAAGAAGCTGACGCCGATAGAGGTCTCAACGGAGCCCCTGCTCAAGGAGGCGGAGATGATAGAGGCCCAGCTTAGGAAGATGCACGAGCAGATGGAGCAGGCCAGGAGAAAGGCCGAGAAGCAGTACGAGAGCATCTACCTGTGAGGTGGTAGCATGGAGGCGATAACTCTCGCCGGAATCGCGAGACGGGTTCTCGATGAGCTTTTGAGGAGTCCCTACAAGACCATTGAGGTAAGGGGTGCGAGGAACGTCGTGGCGCTCGAAAGGGCCCGCGAGCTCGGGAGGGTCTTTCTCACCTACGAGACTTTCCAGGATGTTACTGTGGGCACAGAGGGGCTTCTCGCGGAAATACTTCGCCTGGAGAGCATGGAGCAGAGGATTCCATGGGAAGAGAGCGACGAGAGGGAAGTGACCGTGTGCAGGGCGCAGGTGAGGCTCCTCGGCCTCGGCAGAATAGTCGAAGTGAGAAAGAGGAACACGGTGCTGGTTGTCAGGGTTCGCGAGATGCTGCCGCAGGAGATGGACATAGGTTAAAACAGGGTTTTCTGCCGGCCTTTTCCGAGCTTTTCCCTCTTCGGTGGCTGAACCTTTCTGAACTCAAGGCCCTCCTTTTCGAGGAGTTTCTTTGCGCCGGATGTCAGGGACGGTGCGACCAGTATTCCCCTAACACTCTCGTGTTCCCTGCTCAGGGCCTCAACGTAGCGCTTAAGCTGGCTGACGGCATGCAGGTCGGCCTTCCTGCGCTTCAGCTCAAGGACGACGAGGTTACCGTCCCCATCGCGTCCGAGGATGTCCACTATGCCGTGGCCGATCTGCTTTTCCCTGAAGAGGGGCTTGAAGCCCGGCTCGATGAGTTCGGGGTTTCTAAATATCATCTCCGCCATCTCGGCCTCGCTGCCTGTCAAAGCAAGCTCTTCGTAGTCTTCGGCCTTGAACAGGGAGACCAGGTAGACCTCCTCAAGCTCGACCTCTAGTATCTCCTTCGGCTTCCTCCTCACGGAGCGGAGGATGATTATGCCATCGCGCTCCTCAATCGTTACAAAGCTCCCAGGCGGCTGCCAGTTGACGGGTTCCCGCTTCTTGCTCTGATGGATGAGAAAGGCACCGTCAGGCTTGATTATTATAACCCTGTCGCCTGAGCCGAGCTCGCTCTTGGCCCTTCCATCGTAGTGCACCCTGCAGCGGGCGAATATCGTCAGCATTGCCTCGGACGACAGGGCGGAGTCTACTATCCTCAGGATTTCCTCGCGAGGGGGATTCTGAACGGCCTCAACCTTTGACATGAAGTGGAGTAAAGAAGAGGGGTTAAAAAACTAACTCAGTCCTCGGCGCCCTTGTCGGTTATCCTGAAGATCGCCTCACCCTCTGGAAGGTGGGGGCTGTCTATGAGCCTGGCGACGCGCTTGCCGGCCTTGCCCTTCCTCAGGTAGATTCTCAGGGTCGCGCTGTGGGCGAGGATGTGGCCACCGACTGGCCTCGTCGGGTCGCCGAAGAAGGCATCCGGCTTCGCCTGCACCTGGTTGGTGACGAAGACCGCTATATCGTAGAGGTCAGCTATC encodes the following:
- a CDS encoding proteasome assembly chaperone family protein, which produces MENGSPVKIVLPEIKNPILIEGYPGIGLVGHIAANFLAKELGMEMIGYVESPFIPPMALILDGKPNPPLRFYGKDNIILAVADIYVPPTLVSEIARELVRYLKDMRADKIVSLGGIGIGLFKEKMDVWGVGAKEELNRELENLGVKILQYGSIMGMSGKLLWEASKEKLDAYVLLGETFGDRPDPRAAANVIEVLKKLTPIEVSTEPLLKEAEMIEAQLRKMHEQMEQARRKAEKQYESIYL
- a CDS encoding DUF473 domain-containing protein yields the protein MEAITLAGIARRVLDELLRSPYKTIEVRGARNVVALERARELGRVFLTYETFQDVTVGTEGLLAEILRLESMEQRIPWEESDEREVTVCRAQVRLLGLGRIVEVRKRNTVLVVRVREMLPQEMDIG
- the nucS gene encoding endonuclease NucS translates to MSKVEAVQNPPREEILRIVDSALSSEAMLTIFARCRVHYDGRAKSELGSGDRVIIIKPDGAFLIHQSKKREPVNWQPPGSFVTIEERDGIIILRSVRRKPKEILEVELEEVYLVSLFKAEDYEELALTGSEAEMAEMIFRNPELIEPGFKPLFREKQIGHGIVDILGRDGDGNLVVLELKRRKADLHAVSQLKRYVEALSREHESVRGILVAPSLTSGAKKLLEKEGLEFRKVQPPKREKLGKGRQKTLF